CATAGACAtctaaatgcaattaattaatttcattagttatcatcaattttttatttttattttattatttatttattaaataaataatattaaaaatctaattaCGCACATATATGGTGTGCGTTTCAAtcaattgtatatattaaggttaattagttttagactctttataaaaatataaaattatatttttcttctaaaaaaatttaaaaaatcgtaCTTACACCcccttcaaaatttttctatttacacctaattcttttttattagagtttggacaaaaaatgttaaaatcgACGAAAAAGTTACATAAACTTTCAATCTTACTCCTCACTCTAACATGCCcctaataatatttctatacTTGTAAGGGAgtaaatgtgatatatataaagtgaaaagggtgtaattatcataaaatattatttttgaattatagccaatacataaaaaaatattcatttatgaACGAAAAAactagtcattttttttatacttgtttTACTTCTTATATGTGGGGTGAGGTAAACACCATCATGAATAGATGCAGCAATAATGTTAATATCACTCCATTTATaggaattaaagaaaaagcaCCAATAGatgactaattttttatttatttatggttATTTTCTATCAAATGGCTATAACTTGAgagcaaaattttattataattacacttttttttattttatatatattattttaaactcttacaaatataaaactattatagaaaaatattcaatgagggggtaaaattaaaaatttatataatttttgttggtgTCAGCtttcatccaaattttcaTGGAAGGGGATCAAATATAACTGCTTCATCAATCAATCAGATCATCATCAATCATAACTAATCATCTGCCGTTTTGCTTCAAAATATAGTTTCTTGTTATGACAATGCAATACAACTGCTTCATAATTGCATGCCTTTGTCTGCTCTTGCTACTATTTTGAGCAGTTCCACAAGTGAAGTTTCTGACAGGGATTCTAAGGATCAACTCTCTACAGATTTTcacaagaaaagataataaCTAATAAGCATATCAGacattgatcattttttatgatctTTTTGGATTAGTTAATGTTGGAGTGGTGGGGTTTGGACGTGAATtgattttcttggatttgcaCAAAGAGGATGCCCGGAGTGAGTGAATCATTACAAGTGCGTTTGTGCTCTGGGACAGGGTTTGAAGGTCAGCTTGATAACGGGTTTAACTGGAGAAAATATGGGCAGAAAGATATTCTGGGAGCTAATCGTCCCAGGTACAAAATTccagtttcttgatttttacaAACTTTGTCCATTTGTTTTGTCTATGATCTCATTTTCAACAAGATGGAAATTGTGTTATAAATCTTTGTCGGGTTTGAGTTTGAGGCTTAATTGTTGCAAGAATACTATGCAAGTCAGTTTGGACATGTATATGTTGTCCTATTTCAAATATTGGAACTGTGTGGTTTCCTGTGACTTGTCAATCAAAAGTTCAACTAGCTCACCTATGTCAGTACATATGTAATAACTTCACTCTTTAAGACATTGTACTGATTAAATTACTTGTCTAGGCCACTTGCTTCATGGGCTTCTCCATTTTATCCCCCTATTTCTCATTCAGAAGTAACATTCTTCTCAATAGTTTCAGACCTTAAGCTTCTTAGGTGATAGAGACATAAATTGTAGCATGCATAATGCCACTCTTTGAGATATGTAATACAAAGAAACGACAACATCTACAGCCGATGAAGATAACCGGTTGTTATACTCACATCTGCTTGTCCTAAAATCACTCCTGTTCCAGTTTAAGGAACATCAGAACCTTAAACAAAAGCTTGACTTTGATCTCTTACAAAGGGTGTTCAAATTGGCAGGGCATATTACCGGTGCATTCATCGCCACGACCACCCTTCTGTCGTTGAGGTTGTTTACAAAGGGAAGCACAGTTGTATCCAAGAGAAGCTAAAACTGACGAAAGAAAACGTCAATGTACCAAGGAAAGCAGAAGAGAGCCCAAGTTTTTTGCAACAGATGATGATCGGCATTGAACCAGACGTTAAAGTTGACACATCCGAACTTGATCATCAGGAGGAGAATTTTCATTCCACCCTATTTGAACCTGAAAATTTGGAAACTCAATTCTTTTCCAAGGCAAAAGATTTTGTCGAGACAAGCTTTTCGCCTACTTTTTTCTCTCCAGCCATGTCTGACTCCTGTTTCTCACTGTCACCAGGCCAGGTGAACAATTTCGGGTTTGGTCACAATTTCCTTGGATCTGAGTCGGACTTTAGTGAGGTAGTCTCGTATCCAAATACAGTCACGAATTTCCTACTTGAAGATTCGGGTTTTTAGATTGATAACATGGATTTTGTTTCTCATTTCCACGACACATCTGGTTAGTATAGTCTGCAGTCCAAGAATGGAACAACTCTTTAGGTTGAGTCACGCGTACCTCACTCTCTGTAAGGAAATTCAAACTCAttgtaaattgaattttctggaTTGTTCAACAGTAATACTTTTGACTTGACACATTCACAATATGACAGCCCGACAACAAATACGCTCTGACAAGTTGTTGATGAGTTTAAAACTCCACTCTATAGAACATATTCCTTCCACTAATtgaactctttttttcttgtagttttatttcatatcgcaagtgtattacacttgCCATGTAATTGGTTTAGTTTGATCAAACTTGATTGGGTGGGAATTTTTCGTTGTTTGTAAAGTATCTTGCAGCATGATtggttaataaaattttccatggtattttcctttctttgtaatattaatCCACTTGCTCTATGATTGTTTAGGTTCGACCGAACTTGTTTTGGATAAAAAAGTTGAGCATATgaaaagttttttatttctgaattgatttttcctttttcttgcatGAAAAATGTTGCAAGTACTCAACACATACCATATTCTTGCATTAGGCAGTCAAAGGAAATCCTAGACAACTAGATCAAGTAAAAATCCTTGAATACAGCATATTCAGTTTTCCTAGCACAAGTGATGCAATCATCCAAAACCTTCTGCCAGTCATATTGATACTGAAAACCCTTTTCAGCAAGCAGATTAGACCCCCACTTGGTTTCATATTTAGGACACTCAAAGTGCCTGCAGAAAGTCAAAAGTCGGAAACAGCAAAAATCATATATGTCTTCTCAGATTGTTCTTAGCCTGCTGGGAAACAAGAATTCTGAAATCAATAATGCTTTGCAATATCCACAACTTACTCTTTCTTGATGCTTAACTCAGGATATTTCTGCTGGTAGTAGCTGGCAATTTCTGCAGTCGAGATGTAGCCGTTGGCGCAAAGGAATCGGCCATTCATTGAAGCTTCTTTCATGCAGAAGATGTGGGCATTGCACACATCGTCAATGTGAGCGGCTGGGATTTTTGCAAGCAGCTCTTGTAAGAAGTTCAGTGAGTTTAGTGCAAGTTCGTCGTTTGTGAGCTGTGCCAAGAACACCGTTGAGGTTGCAGATAAATATGGCATAAGACCATCTCCACCCACAAGGCCACAGGGCAGTGTCACCACCTCCATTTCTCCGGCATTGTTACTGCCAAAGCTTAAGAGTTCCTTCTCAGCCAATGTCTTTGCTCGAGTATAGTCCTGAAAAAGATTTTCCATGATAATAAGACAACAGTCAAATGCTAGTCTTGTTTGATGCAATCAAAGCTCCAATAATTTACTTTGAAAGATAAGAATAGTGGTGACTAGTGTTGAGAATTTCCAAGAAACTTGCCTTCTTGTTTTCAGCAGTGACAGATTTTCAGGAGACTTTAAAGCATGTTTTCAGAACTCCAACGTTTGTCATATTGAAAGAATCACATATGGAACTAAAGCTCTGTCAGTTTAGTTTCAAATAGTGCATCTTTCAAGTCTATTCAAAATGTCTACATATAGTTATGCCTGTAATTagtgaattatatttttctttctacaataaaaagaaagtttgaGTGGTTTAGGCTCCTGTCACCATCACGAGCCAGGGCATATCCCAGGACTATTAACCAACACAATCTTTCGCACCTGGAAATCAAATCCACAATCATTTGATTGGATGTAGTCTATCCGAGCCAAGAAAAGCAACGACAGCCATCCGACAAATAAAGCCCTATCAAGACAGCAGCTTCTTACTTCTTACCTCAAGAACATCATTGTCATAAGgaatagaaaaattgagaGGTGTCCAACAGGTCTCATCCATGAACTCCTTGAAACCACTCCCGTCATCCTTCAATGGTGAAGCAGCCATAACAGTGGCAGTGTAGATGAGCCGCCTCACCGTTCTTGATCTGATGCAAGCAGTGGCAATGCTCCTGGCTGCATCAACTGTTGCATCAACCCTATTTATATGCTGCTCCATTCATCAAATCATCAATCATCAATTCTTTTCAAGTATAAAGCTATAACACTAACTACTAAAACCACAACAAAGCCTAGTATGAAAGAACCTTGTAGCCCTCAGTGTGGAGCAGAGGGGTCGCCACATGAAAAACAAACCCACAACCTTGGATTGCTGCCTCAAATTCCTCTGGTTTGTATATGTTAGCTTCAAACAACTTCAGTCTTTCCTCCGCCCCACAAAAGCTCCTCAAAAGTCGTACCTTTGTGCTATCATCTACATGAATTAATCAAACACAAAGAATTAACCTTAAATGGAGGAAACAAACACATGAAAATCCAAGGCAGTGTTGCTTGGTACAACAACTTATTGAAGACACTAAAGAAGTCCAAGAAGTGACATACTCAAATTCCTGAGAGTTGCATGAACAGTATACCCTTCACCCAAAAGCTTCTTAACAAGTGAAGAAGCAATGTAACCTGCGCCTCCtgtcacacacacactacaccTCCCCTTCTCCATTACTTAGCATGTCATTTTGATAAAGActttatttcttgaatatataaaaattatagtttaaatCAGATACTTTACAGTTTTGAAGGACTGTTGTTATAATGCATGCCCCAAGAAATTTTCTCCATTgcatttaattcataaattaaaaagattaccacaaaaatcaaaagatagtactaaatggatgaaaattcaTGAGAGCTCTCTCTTTGTCAAAGTCTGAACTCAGAGAgtgtttggctaagtttatttgaaatattttataagaacttaaaaatgtttaatcgtattttaaaaataaattgttgaactgtttggataaataagatgtcaaagcttataaaatgttagag
The nucleotide sequence above comes from Sesamum indicum cultivar Zhongzhi No. 13 linkage group LG11, S_indicum_v1.0, whole genome shotgun sequence. Encoded proteins:
- the LOC105173141 gene encoding probable WRKY transcription factor 30, with amino-acid sequence MPGVSESLQVRLCSGTGFEGQLDNGFNWRKYGQKDILGANRPRAYYRCIHRHDHPSVVEVVYKGKHSCIQEKLKLTKENVNVPRKAEESPSFLQQMMIGIEPDVKVDTSELDHQEENFHSTLFEPENLETQFFSKAKDFVETSFSPTFFSPAMSDSCFSLSPGQVNNFGFGHNFLGSESDFSEVVSYPNTVTNFLLEDSGF
- the LOC105173142 gene encoding putative anthocyanidin reductase, translated to MEKGRCSVCVTGGAGYIASSLVKKLLGEGYTVHATLRNLNDSTKVRLLRSFCGAEERLKLFEANIYKPEEFEAAIQGCGFVFHVATPLLHTEGYKHINRVDATVDAARSIATACIRSRTVRRLIYTATVMAASPLKDDGSGFKEFMDETCWTPLNFSIPYDNDVLEDYTRAKTLAEKELLSFGSNNAGEMEVVTLPCGLVGGDGLMPYLSATSTVFLAQLTNDELALNSLNFLQELLAKIPAAHIDDVCNAHIFCMKEASMNGRFLCANGYISTAEIASYYQQKYPELSIKKEHFECPKYETKWGSNLLAEKGFQYQYDWQKVLDDCITCARKTEYAVFKDFYLI